From a region of the Erinaceus europaeus chromosome 14, mEriEur2.1, whole genome shotgun sequence genome:
- the ECE2 gene encoding endothelin-converting enzyme 2 isoform X1 produces the protein MASPRAPESSPDLPEQNRGYCEVQYWDQRYRGSAHSAPYEWFGDFSSFRALLEPELRPEDRLLVLGCGNSALSYELYLGGFPDVTSVDYSSVVVAAMRARYAHVPTLRWETMDVRALDFPTASFDVVLEKGTLDALMAGEQDPWTVSLEGIHTVDQVLSEVSRVLTPGGRFISLTSAAPHFRARHYAQAQYGWSLSHATYGSGFHFHLYLMRKGGGLSEAQLRLGSQLQLPPGPPTSPCFLQDSDCEDFLSAIQL, from the exons ATGGCCTCTCCCCGGGCGCCGGAGTCCTCGCCCGACTTGCCAGAGCAGAACCGCGGCTACTGCGAAGTCCAGTATTGGGACCAGCGCTATCGGGGCTCGGCTCACTCTGCCCCCTACGAGTGGTTTGGAGACTTCTCCTCCTTCCGCGCCCTCTTAGAGCCGGAGCTGCGGCCCGAGGACCGTCTTCTTGTGCTCG gcTGTGGGAACAGCGCCCTGAGCTATGAATTGTACCTGGGAGGCTTCCCTGATGTGACCAGTGTGGACTACTCCTCTGTGGTGGTGGCTGCCATGCGGGCCCGCTACGCCCATGTGCCTACACTGCGCTGGGAGACCATGGACGTGCGGGCTCTGGACTTCCCCACCGCCTCCTTTGACGTGGTGCTGGAAAAAGGTACACTGGATGCCCTGATGGCCGGAGAGCAGGACCCCTGGACTGTGTCCCTGGAAGGTATCCACACAGTGGACCAGGTGCTGAGCGAG GTGAGCCGGGTGCTGACCCCTGGGGGCCGCTTCATCTCCCTGACCTCTGCCGCTCCCCACTTCCGGGCCAGACACTATGCCCAAGCCCAGTATGGGTGGTCCCTGAGCCACGCAACCTACGGCAGCGGTTTCCACTTCCATCTCTACCTCATGCGCAAAGGTGGAGGGCTCAGTGAGGCCCAGCTTCGCCTGGGGTCTCAGCTGCAGTTACCTCCCggaccccccacctcaccctgtttCCTCCAGGACTCAGACTGCGAGGACTTCCTCAGTGCCATTCAGCTGTGA
- the ALG3 gene encoding dol-P-Man:Man(5)GlcNAc(2)-PP-Dol alpha-1,3-mannosyltransferase isoform X2: MAAPRLAGAATAASGAALHAAGGRLPLPGGDTEIDWKAYMAEVEGVINGTYDYTQLQGDTGPLVYPAGFVYIFMGLYHATGGGTDIRMAQHIFAVLYLATLLLVFLIYHHTCKVPPFVFFFMCCASYRVHSIFVLRLFNDPVAMALLFLSVNLLLARHWSWGCCFFSLAVSVKMNVLLFAPGLLFLLLMQFGLRGALPKLGICAIIQVILGLPFLLQNPVGYLSRSFDLGRQFLFQWTVNWRFLPESIFLHRAFHLALLAAHLSLLLLFALCRWHRTGEGILSLLKEPSKRKVPPQPLRPNQIVSTLFTSNFIGICFSRSLHYQFYVWYFHTLPYLLWATPAGWLTHLLRLLVLGLIELSWNMYPSTPCSSAALHICHAVILLQLWLGAQPFPRSSQPCRKTH; encoded by the exons ATGGCTGCGCCGCGCCTGGCAGGAGCGGCGACTGCTGCTTCTGGAGCCGCGCTACACGCTGCTGGTGGCCGCCTGCCTCTGCCTGGCGGAG ACACAGAGATCGACTGGAAGGCCTACATGGCTGAAGTGGAGGGTGTCATCAACGGCACATACGACTACACACAGCTGCAGGGGGACACCGGACCTCTGGT GTACCCAGCTGGCTTCGTGTACATCTTCATGGGACTCTATCACGCCACCGGCGGGGGCACTGACATCCGCATGGCCCAGCACATCTTCGCTGTGCTCTACCTGGCCACGCTGTTGCTGGTCTTCCTGATCTACCACCACACCTGCAAG GTCCCGCCCTTCGTCTTCTTCTTCATGTGCTGTGCCTCCTACCGCGTGCACTCCATCTTCGTGCTGCGACTCTTCAATGACCCCGTAGCCATGGCCCTGCTCTTCCTCAGTGTCAACCTTCTGCTGGCCCGGCACTGGAGCTGGGGCTGCTGCTTTTTCAG CCTGGCCGTTTCTGTGAAAATGAACGTGCTCCTTTTCGCCCCCGGGTTACTCTTCCTTCTGCTCATGCAATTTGGCCTCCGTGGGGCCCTTCCCAAGCTGGGCATTTGTGCCATCATTCAG GTCATCCTGGGCCTGCCTTTCCTGCTGCAGAACCCAGTCGGCTACCTCTCCCGCTCCTTTGACCTCGGCCGCCAGTTTCTCTTCCAGTGGACCGTGAACTGGCGCTTCCTCCCCGAGAGCATCTTCCTGCACCGTGCCTTCCATCTGGCACTCCTGGCTGCCCACCTCAGCCTGCTCCTGCTctttgccctctgcaggtggcaccG gactggggaaggcATCCTGTCACTACTGAAGGAGCCCTCCAAAAGGAAGGTCCCACCCCAGCCGCTCAGACCCAATCA GATTGTGTCTACCCTCTTCACTTCTAACTTCATCGGCATCTGCTTCAGCCGATCCCTCCACTACCAGTTCTACGTCTGGTACTTCCACACGCTGCCCTACCTCCTCTGGGCCACCCCTGCGGGCTGGCTCACACATCTGCTCAG GTTGCTGGTGCTCGGGCTCATCGAGCTCTCCTGGAACATGTACCCCTCCACGCCCTGCAGCTCAGCCGCGCTGCATATCTGCCACGCAGTCATCCTGCTGCAGCTCTGGCTAGGTGCCCAGCCCTTCCCCCGGAGCAGCCAGCCCTGCAGGAAGACCCACTGA
- the ALG3 gene encoding dol-P-Man:Man(5)GlcNAc(2)-PP-Dol alpha-1,3-mannosyltransferase isoform X1, which yields MAAGPRKRGRATSTAGALGHCEQWLRRAWQERRLLLLEPRYTLLVAACLCLAEVGITFWVIHRVAYTEIDWKAYMAEVEGVINGTYDYTQLQGDTGPLVYPAGFVYIFMGLYHATGGGTDIRMAQHIFAVLYLATLLLVFLIYHHTCKVPPFVFFFMCCASYRVHSIFVLRLFNDPVAMALLFLSVNLLLARHWSWGCCFFSLAVSVKMNVLLFAPGLLFLLLMQFGLRGALPKLGICAIIQVILGLPFLLQNPVGYLSRSFDLGRQFLFQWTVNWRFLPESIFLHRAFHLALLAAHLSLLLLFALCRWHRTGEGILSLLKEPSKRKVPPQPLRPNQIVSTLFTSNFIGICFSRSLHYQFYVWYFHTLPYLLWATPAGWLTHLLRLLVLGLIELSWNMYPSTPCSSAALHICHAVILLQLWLGAQPFPRSSQPCRKTH from the exons ATGGCGGCGGGTCCGCGGAAACGCGGCCGGGCCACTTCCACGGCCGGAGCACTGGGACACTGCGAACAATGGCTGCGCCGCGCCTGGCAGGAGCGGCGACTGCTGCTTCTGGAGCCGCGCTACACGCTGCTGGTGGCCGCCTGCCTCTGCCTGGCGGAGGTGGGCATCACCTTCTGGGTCATTCACAGGGTGGCAT ACACAGAGATCGACTGGAAGGCCTACATGGCTGAAGTGGAGGGTGTCATCAACGGCACATACGACTACACACAGCTGCAGGGGGACACCGGACCTCTGGT GTACCCAGCTGGCTTCGTGTACATCTTCATGGGACTCTATCACGCCACCGGCGGGGGCACTGACATCCGCATGGCCCAGCACATCTTCGCTGTGCTCTACCTGGCCACGCTGTTGCTGGTCTTCCTGATCTACCACCACACCTGCAAG GTCCCGCCCTTCGTCTTCTTCTTCATGTGCTGTGCCTCCTACCGCGTGCACTCCATCTTCGTGCTGCGACTCTTCAATGACCCCGTAGCCATGGCCCTGCTCTTCCTCAGTGTCAACCTTCTGCTGGCCCGGCACTGGAGCTGGGGCTGCTGCTTTTTCAG CCTGGCCGTTTCTGTGAAAATGAACGTGCTCCTTTTCGCCCCCGGGTTACTCTTCCTTCTGCTCATGCAATTTGGCCTCCGTGGGGCCCTTCCCAAGCTGGGCATTTGTGCCATCATTCAG GTCATCCTGGGCCTGCCTTTCCTGCTGCAGAACCCAGTCGGCTACCTCTCCCGCTCCTTTGACCTCGGCCGCCAGTTTCTCTTCCAGTGGACCGTGAACTGGCGCTTCCTCCCCGAGAGCATCTTCCTGCACCGTGCCTTCCATCTGGCACTCCTGGCTGCCCACCTCAGCCTGCTCCTGCTctttgccctctgcaggtggcaccG gactggggaaggcATCCTGTCACTACTGAAGGAGCCCTCCAAAAGGAAGGTCCCACCCCAGCCGCTCAGACCCAATCA GATTGTGTCTACCCTCTTCACTTCTAACTTCATCGGCATCTGCTTCAGCCGATCCCTCCACTACCAGTTCTACGTCTGGTACTTCCACACGCTGCCCTACCTCCTCTGGGCCACCCCTGCGGGCTGGCTCACACATCTGCTCAG GTTGCTGGTGCTCGGGCTCATCGAGCTCTCCTGGAACATGTACCCCTCCACGCCCTGCAGCTCAGCCGCGCTGCATATCTGCCACGCAGTCATCCTGCTGCAGCTCTGGCTAGGTGCCCAGCCCTTCCCCCGGAGCAGCCAGCCCTGCAGGAAGACCCACTGA
- the CAMK2N2 gene encoding calcium/calmodulin-dependent protein kinase II inhibitor 2, whose product MSEILPYSEDKMGRFGADPEGSDLSFSCRLQDTNSFFAGNQAKRPPKLGQIGRAKRVVIEDDRIDDVLKGMGEKPPSGV is encoded by the exons ATGTCCGAGATCCTGCCCTACAGCGAGGACAAGATGGGCCGCTTCGGCGCCGACCCCGAGGGCTCCGACCTCTCCTTCAGCTGCCGCCTGCAGGACACCAACTCCTTCTTCGCGGGTAACCAGGCCAAGCGCCCCCCCAAGCTGGGCCAGATAGGCCGAGCCAAGAGAG TGGTGATCGAGGATGACCGGATAGACGACGTGCTGAAGGGAATGGGCGAGAAGCCGCCGTCCGGAGTGTAG